The proteins below come from a single Camelus bactrianus isolate YW-2024 breed Bactrian camel chromosome 2, ASM4877302v1, whole genome shotgun sequence genomic window:
- the COMMD8 gene encoding COMM domain-containing protein 8: MEPEEGTPLWRLQKLPAELGLQLLHKIIDGICGRTYPLYQNYQNVWDSTEWMHVLEDITKFFKAAVGKNLSDEEISQQLNQLNSSHQEAIMKCLKSRKDEIKQALLEEIVDISSAQLQDFDWQLKLALSSDKIATLQMPLLNLHLDVKENGEVKPYSVEMSKEELQNLINSLEAANKVVLQLK; this comes from the exons ATGGAGCCGGAAGAAGGGACGCCCTTGTGGCGGCTGCAGAAGCTTCCTGCGGAGCTGGGTCTGCAG cTTCTTCACAAAATAATTGATGGCATTTGTGGCCGAACTTATCCTCTCTATCAGAATTATCAGAATGTTTGGGATTCAACAGAATGGATGCACGTTCTAGAAGATATTACCAAATTTTTCAAAGCTGCAGTTGGTAAAAATTTATCTGATGAAGAG atATCTCAGCAGTTGAATCAGTTGAATTCATCTCATCAAGAAGCTATCATGAAATGCTTAAAAAGTAGGAAAGATGAAATCAAGCAGGCTCTGTTAGAAGAAATAGTTGATATTTCCTCTGCACAGCTGCAGGATTTTGATTGGCAGTTAAAG CTTGCACTTTCTAGTGACAAGATTGCTACATTACAAATGCCACTTTTAAACCTTCATCTAGATGTAAAAGAAAATGGTGAAGTCAAACCATATTCCGTTGAAATGAGTAAAGAAGAGCTGCAGAATCTAATAAATTCCTTGGAAGCAGCTAATAAG GTGGTCTTGCAGTTGAAATAA